The Dama dama isolate Ldn47 chromosome 28, ASM3311817v1, whole genome shotgun sequence genome has a window encoding:
- the LOC133048184 gene encoding keratin, type I cytoskeletal 9-like, with the protein MFAAAATSSLATWQRQQQRRFLPQRRPHSGGGGGGGAPSPHTQTRRAAAAGGRGGVGTAAAAASGAPGEGRPGRSPRAFVGAAAGAPATAAAAGNHTGSSVPGCSSCCHDDDVTDGGPRVVGGGDTAGKGGSGAGTRAGHPSGGPTRCFLPPPPGTQRGRWLRESRARAGREESMTRPVGTATWGGIGRSRGDRARFADRHFTSCREGGGSRGNGLSQVFLQL; encoded by the exons ATGTTTGCCGCCGCCGCCACCTCTTCACTAGCGACCTGGCAACGGCAGCAGCAGCGGCGGTTCCTTCCGCAGCGGCGGCCCcacagcggcggcggcggcggcggcggcgccccctcccctcacacTCAGACGCGGCGAGCcgcggcggcgggcgggcggggcggcGTGGGcactgctgccgccgccgcctcaGGAGCACCCGGCGAGGGGCGACCGGGGAGAAGCCCTCGCGCTTTCGTCGGTGCTGCTGCTGGTGCTCCCGCcactgccgccgccgccgggaATCACACGGGCTCCTCGGTCCCCGGCTGCAGCTCTTGTTGCCATGATGATGATGTCACGGAC GGAGGGCCAAGAGTAGTTGGGGGAGGGGACACGGCGGGAAAGGGAGGGAGCGGGGCGGGCACCCGAGCGGGACACCCAAGCGGGGGGCCGACTAGGTGctttctccccccgcccccgggcACGCAGCGAGGGCGGTGGCTGCGGGAGAGCCGGGCCCGCGCGGGGCGCGAGGAATCGATGACTCGGCCGGTGGGCACGGCCACCTGGG GCGGGATTGGCCGGAGCCGCGGCGATCGCGCTCGCTTCGCCGACCGCCATTTCACATCCTGCAGAGAAGGCGGGGGCAGCCGCGGAAACGGCCTTTCACAAG